Genomic segment of Limnohabitans sp. INBF002:
TTGCCGTACCAACCCAGCAGCAACTGCGGCGGCAGCTGCACCAGTGCGCCATCGCTGTCGCGAGCCGATTCCACCTCGAAGCGAAACCGCGCGCTGTCTTCCATGCGCTGCGGCAAATTGATCACGATGCCCACCACGTGCAAAGTGCGGCCTTCGAGTGCGGGGTTCAAAGCGCTTTGGGCGTAGTGGCTGGCTCGTGCGCCTGCTTGGGCAAAAGCCAACGCACCTGATAACACGCCCACCAACGCAAACCAAACAGCGGCTTGTGCCCCTGCGCCAGACAACACACGGCTGACGCGCACAACAACAAAAGCAACCGCTATAGCCGCTGCCCCCAAACCCCAATACACCTCCCCCGCCCACAACTGCGCCTGCTGCAACTGCAAAGCCGTGCCCGCAATCCAGCCCAAGGCCAAAGGTGTGATGACAGAAAACATGGCCGCATGTTCAGTGCAACGTGGCGGCACGTGGGCGATGCCCACTCACAAGTTAAAAAGCCCCAACCATTCGGCAGGGGCTTGAGGCATCTCAGAGGTGCTGGGTTTAGCCCGCAGCGGCCTTGGAACCGCCGCACACTTCTTTCTTCAAAGCGGCCAGATAAGTATTAGGACGAATCGGGTATTCGCGTGGACGCCATTCGTGCACATCGTCCGAGGCCACTTCTTTGCCCTTGCCCATTTGCTTGTCAAAGTAGCTCACAGACAGGCGCACCACGGTGTCGTTCTTGCAGTACATGCGCACGCGCAACATCATCGACTTGTAGCTCTCGCCCGTGGGGGTCTTTTCAGCCTTGGGCAAATCGGTCAACACCCAAGCAAAACGCGACACGTGCACGGGCATGACCGCTTCTTTGTCGAAGTAATACGTGGCTTCGTCTTCCTTCACCAGCTCGCTCCACTCGGCCGAGGCAGGTGCAGCCCAAGCCAAAAGGCTGGTCAACACGAAAGCAACAACAGAAAAATGGCGTGAGCGCATGGTAGATATGAAAGATAAAACTGACTTGTCTAGGGTATCGGCGGGGCTACTGAAAACTTGAGCAAGAAATGCGCACCACTTTGGCGCGCAAGTCGGACTGCGTGATGAAATATGTCTACTGATTTGGGGGAATGCCAAAGCGCTGCGCTAAGGCCTTGACCTGGCATGGGTGAGCCGCCTGCACCTGCGCTAACACTCACGCTCTTGGCTTCGTAGCTGGCTTTGTTTTCTATGTCGCTTGTCGTTAACGTGCCGCCTGTGCTGAAGGCGTTTTTGTTGTTGTCTATCGCAGCTTGCGTGCTGGTAATGGCGCCGCCTTTGAGGTCGGTGTTGCCTTGCACGTTGACGGTGAAGCCACCATCGCCTGCTTTGATGCCGCTTTGCTCCGTCACGCTTGCATAGGTACTGTTGATGTCGCTTTTGGCGTAGTTAACGCTGCCGCTCATGCCTGCTCCCACCATACCTGATGCGCCTATTTGTTGGTTTTTCTCAACATAGGTGGCTGTGTCTTGCAGGCTTTCAATGTTCAAGTTGCCGCCTACCGTGGCTGTTACTTGTTTGCCCTCTACCGTCGCACCTTTGACATTGGTGTCTGAGCCGCTCTTGATGCTCACACTGTCTGCGCCTGCAATGTGCGTGTTGGTGTACGTGGTCTCGCTGCCGTTGCCGTTGCCACCGCCTTTGCTGACGCTGCCTGTAAAACCAAGACCACCACCACTCGCCCCTAGTTGCAGTGCAATACCAACACTGGCGCTGCTGTTACTGCTGTCGCTGGTTTGGGTGCTGGTGTTTTGGGCTGCCGTTAAGTTGACGTTGTTGTCGGCTTCTAGGTTCACTTGCCTGCCGCTCACGTCGCTGCCTTGGATGGTGAGGTTGCTGTCCGCCCCAGCGCCTGTCGCTTTGATTGTGGTGGCACCGCCTGCTTTGACGGTGCTGCCTCTTGCTGTATCACTTGTGGCGGTGCTGTTACTTTGGCTGCTGCTTTGACCGTAGCTCAAAGACACTTGAATGCCGCCTGCTTTGTCTGCGGCATTGGCTTGTGCTACTTCTGGACTGCCATCTGCGCCTTCAGCACCTGTTTTGACCATACCATTTTCATCGCCCTGTCCCGATTTGAGAGCATCGGCAGCCATCTTCACGTTGGCTGCAGCGTTTGCTGCGCCTAGTGCTTTCATACGACCATCGCTGGTTTGTGTCGTGGCCTTGATTTGGCTTTGTGCGTTTTCTAACGTGCTAAGCACCGTGCTGGTGACTGCCAAAGTGAGGCCGCTTTGCTCAAACTTTTGTTCTGTGCTTTGTTTGTTGGTTTCTCGGGCTTCTTGAATGTCCACCGTCTTGGCTTGGATGGTGATGTCTCCATTAGGTGCAACCACATCGCTGCCCACTTGTTTGTATTGGTTGCCCGCGGTGATGCTCACGTTGCCACCTACGCTGCCCACCGTGCTGGCTGCAGCTGTGGTGGTGGTATCTTTGCCATCATTGCTTTGAGTGCGAGTGCCGTAACTCAGGCTGAGGCCACCGCCACTTAAGAAGCCCGTATCCGTCTGTTTGCTGTAGTTGCTTTGCTGGCTGGTGTTCTGCGCGGCTTCAATGCTCACATTGCCACCAGCTGTGAGTGTGGTGCCGTTGTCACTGACCACGTTAGAGCCTTTGACATTGATGTCCTTGGTGTTGGCCGCAATGTCTACCGTGCCACCACCAAAATTACTGCCAACCGCTGTGCTGGTGTTGCTGACATTGCGTGTCACCAAGGTTGACCCGCCCAAGAAACCACCGCCACTGGATGTCTTATGGGCTTCGTCTAAGTTGGTGGTGTTTTCTCCTGCCAAGATGTTGACGCTGCCACCGGCTTGCACTCCCAGTGCTTTGGTAGCCTGCACATTGGCTGCTGTGGCTGTCAGGTCATTGCCTGCCTTGAGATTGACATTTCCACCGCCACTAAGGGTGCTACCTACAGCTTGGGTGTTGCCGTAGTTCAGGTGGTTGTCCGCATCCCACGTGATGTTGTTTTGTTCGCCTGTCTGAACAGAAGCAAGAGTGAAGTTGTTGCCCGCACTTAAGCTGGTTGCACCACTACCCGCGTTGCTGACCACGCCTGCGACGATGTTCATGTCTCTGCCTGCGCTGGCCACCAATGTGCCGTTGGCTCCCGAAACGTATAAACCCGCCACACGGTCAACACCTGTGCGGCTAAAGTTGGCTGAACCAACTTGTGTGTTGGTGCTTTGGGTGGTGGTTTGAATATTCAAATCTCGCCCTGCGGTTGCACTCAGACTGTTGATTGCACCGATGCTGCCGCCAATGTTGTTGAGATCTTGTCGTGCGGCCACACTCACATCGTTGCCACCAATACGCCCGCCTAAGTTATTGACGTTTTCAGCCGTGAGGCTGACCACGTTGCGCCCAGCGATAGTGCCACTATTGGTCAAATCGCCACTGAGGTTGATATTCACGTCTTTGCCTGCAAGCAATGCGCCGCTTGCGTCCAAGTCACCCGGTTGGACTTTGACATACACCTGAGGTACGAGGACTTTTTGGTTGGAGCCATCCGGCAAGGTGACTGTTTGTTCCACCAACCACACGATGTCGCTGGTGAGTTGGGCAACTTGCTGTGCTGTCAAGGCGATGCCCGGGCGCAAGTTGTATTTCTGGCCAAACGTGATAGCACTGGTCATCAGCGCCTTGTATTCTTGTTCGTCGCTGGTGTAGTCAGCTAAGAAGCGGCGGCCTGTCAGTTCTGCCACCTGCTCGCGGATAAGCTTTTGTTCATAGAACCCATCACCTAAGCGTTTTTGAGTGACTGTGGGATCAAGGCTTAAGCTCTGAGTAATGTAGTCGCTGCCTAGCCAAAGTTTTCGGTCAATGAAACGGGTGTCTGTTTCAATCAGATAGGCCGAAGTGAGCGATGGGTTGTTCTTGTACAGGCTGCTTGTGGGCAGTGTGGTCGGAGGCACGGCCCCATTGCGTGCATTGGCAAACCCTGCGCCGCTGGTACTACCCGAAACTGCAGCTTGAGTGCGCACGCCCACCTGTGCGCCACTATTGCTGGATGCAGTAATTTGCGCGACCACCACCGTGCTGTTGGCTGTGCTGTCATAGGGGCCTGTTTGCCATTCGTCATGGGCATGAACACAGTTGATTGAGATTTTTCCGCAAATGCCCGAACCTGGCACATGCACCAAGGTGTAAGTCGTCCCAACGTCACGGATGCTCTTGGTTGCCATCACATCCGTATTCGCTAACGTGGATGAACCAATACTCAACACACCACCCGCCAAAATGTGACTGGCATAGTTGGTGGCGTTGGCTGAATTCAAGTTGATGTCACCACCTGCCAAAATTTGCGCTGGATCACTGGCCGTTTGATATGGCAAATAGGTTGTGCGTGTGAATACCCGATATAAACCAGAGTTGATATCTTCTCGAACGTTTAACTCTGTAGTCGCCACTCTGATCTCGTAAGCAAAGTGGTCATTGGTGTTGTTAACTGTGGCACTAGAAAGGCTTAAGTTACGGCCTGCCTCAATCGTTGCGCTGTTGTTATTTAATGTTGCCGTCGATCCTGTTGCTCGACGATTCGCATCCAACGCCCCACCTATTGCCATATCTCCCACGCTGTAGATGAGGGCATGCTCTCGGTTGGTCAATGTGCCGCTGATGCCGAGGTCTAGACGATCACGCGCTGCAATCGTGCCTGCTTTGGTCACACCTGCAATGGTTTCGGTGTTGTTAGTGAGATTGATCGCTGCAATACTGAGGTGGTCGCCATAGATTCGGCCTGTGCCAATATTGGTCACTGTGTTGGCATTGACTTGCGTGTCCACACCGTCAATCAATCCTCGGTTAGTCAAGGTGCTGTTTGCATTGACTTGGGTAGTGTTGGCTGAGATTTCGCCTGTGGCTGTGTTGTCTATGTTGTTGGCCGTGAGGTTGTACACCAGAGCCGTTTTGAAGTTGAAGACGCTGAATCGAAAAGCAAGGTGTTTCGATGGGCAGTGTCTGCGAAGTCGCTTTTTCGGGGACAGACAGTCGAACATCCGAGGTGCGCTCAAGTTGCTGCCTCAATTGCTGGTCTTGTTGCTGCTGCCTCTGCAACTCTTGCCGGTTACGAATGCCAAGATCACCCTCTTGAGCGGAAGTGATTTGAGCTGAAACATTGATGGCCAAACATAAGACAGTCACTAGACTCGCAACTTGGTGTCCGCGTCTTAGTACCAAGAGCTGTGCTAGATAATGAAGCATTGAAGTCATTCTTTAAATTAACTATTTATTACTCATAATATCGAATTAAAATTAACTAATATTTACTTCTAGTTAAATATTAGCTTGGTGTTTAAAACACGACCAAGCCCCCGTGCACGCACAGCAATACAAATCATGCGCATGCCCCAAAACGTGCACCGCATTGGCGCATCAGGCTTGGCGCGTGTTTTGCTAGTTGTAGTTCATGTCTATCCATGCCGCACTCCACCACGTCACCCACTACAGCTACGACCGCTTGGTTGAGTTAGGCCCGCAGGTCATTCGCCTTCGCCCTGCTCCCCACTGCCGCAGCAACGTGATTTCGTACTCACTCAAGGTCGAGCCCGAGCACTTCATCAACTGGCAGCAAGACCCGTTTGCGAACTACCAAGCGCGTTTGGTGTTTCACGAGAAGACCACCGAGTTCAAAGTCACGGTGGACTTGGTGGTGGAGATGGCGGTGTACAACCCGTTTGACTTCTTCCTCGAGCCACACGCCGAAAAGTTCCCCTTCGCCTATGGCGTCACCTCGGCGCAAGAACTGGCCCCCTACTTGGTGACCAACCGCTTCACGCCCAACTTCAAGCACTACTTCAAGAGCATCGACTTCAAAGCACTGAAGCGCGAGCCAATTCGCACCATCGACTTTCTGGTGGAAATCAACCGCAAGCTGCACGAAGATATTGCGTACACCATCCGTATGGAACCCGGCGTGCAAACGCCAGAAGAAACGCTCACCCTGCGCAGCGGCTCGTGCCGCGACAGCGCTTGGTTGCTGGTGAACTTGCTGCGCCACTGCGGCTTGGCCGCACGCTTTGCGTCTGGTTATTTGATTCAACTCGCCCCCGATGTGAAGTCGCTCGACGGCCCCAGCGGCACCGAGGTGGACTTCACCGATTTGCACGCGTGGTGCGAGGTGTATCTGCCCGGCGCAGGCTGGATTGGCCTTGACCCCACGTCTGGCTTGCTGGCTGGCGAAGGCCACATTCCGCTGGCGTGCACACCACAGCCATCGAGCGCCGCGCCGATTGAAGGCTTGGTGGACGAAGCCGAGGTCGAATTTGGCCATGAGATGAAAGTCACCCGCGTTCTTGAATCGCCACGCGTGACCAAGCCCTACACCGAAGAAGAATGGATGGAAGTGCTGGCCTTGGGTGACGAGGTGGACCGCCGACTGACAGAAGGTGATGTGCGCCTGACCATGGGTGGTGAGCCCACCTTCGTCACCGTGCACGACCGCGACGCACCAGAATGGAACACCGATGCACTGGGCCCGACCAAACGCGGCTTTGCCACCGAATTGGTGCACAAGCTGCGTGCCGAATACGGTGATGGCGGCTTCTTGCATTTCGGCCAAGGCAAGTGGTACCCGGGCGAGCAGCTGCCACGCTGGGCGTTGGGCATTTACTGGCGCACCGACGGCCACCCTTGCTGGCACAACCCCGATTTGTTTGCCGACGAGCGCGTGCCCAGCCAATACACCACCGAAGACGCACAACGCTTCACCCAAACCCTCGCACACAAACTGGGGCTGGACGACCAATACATCACCCCGGGCTATGAAGACACCTGGTACTACCTGTGGCGCGAGCGACGCTTGCCTGTCAACGTGGACCCGTTTGATGCCAAGCTCGACGACGAGATGGAACGCGTGCGCCTGCGCCGCGTGTTTGACCAAGGCTTAGACAAAACCGTGGGCTATGTGCTGCCCCTCAAAGCCGGTGAAGTGGCAGGCGGTCCGCGCTGGAGCACGGGCCCTTGGTTCCTGCGCGACGAGCGCATGTACCTCGTGCCCGGCGATTCGCCCATGGGCTTGCGCTTGCCACTCGACTCACTGCCGTGGGTCAGCCAAGCCGACTACCCCTACGCGATTGAGCAAGACCACTTTGCCGAGCGCAAGCCCCTGCCCCACGCGGCGGCTTTGCGCGCGCAGTACTCGCACCACGCACGTCACACACATTACGACCACCACATCAACACCCACGTGGCAGGCGGCGGCTTAGCCCAAGGCGGCACGGTGGGCCTGCAAACGGGTATGGGTGAAGACGGCTTTGTGCCCGGCACCGCACACCCTGTGCCAGCCAAAGACCAATCGGCGCATTGGATCACCCGCACCGCGATTTGCGTGGAAGTGCGCGATCCATCGCGCGCCAACGGCCCTGCCGTTGAGTTGAAGGCGATGGAGAACCCACAAGGTTTGATTTACGTGTTCATGCCGCCGCTCGGCGACTTGGAAGACTACCTAGAACTGCTCAGTGCCATCGAAGCCACGGCAGAAGAGTTGGGCGTACGGATCGTGTTGGAAGGCTATCCGCCCCCACGCGATGTGCGCCTGAAAGTGCTGCAAGTCACGCCTGACCCCGGTGTGATTGAAGTCAACATCCACCCCGCCCACAACTGGCTGGAAATCGTGGACCACACCGAGTTCTTGTACAAGGCCGCGTTTGAATCACGCCTGTCGGCCGAGAAGTTCATGACCGATGGCCGCCACACCGGCACAGGCGGTGGCAACCACATCGTGATGGGCGGTGCCACGCCAGCGGATAGCCCGTTCTTGCGCAAGCCCGAACTGTTGGCATCGCTCATCTTGTATTGGCACAACCATCCGTCATTGAGCTATTTGTTCAGCGGCATGTTCATTGGCCCCACCAGCCAAGCACCGCGTGTGGACGAAGCACGTAACGACCAAATTTACGAGCTAGAAATTGCACTGGCAGAGATCCGTCGACACAGCGAGAAATTTGGTCTGAGCAGCGCCGGGCCGTCCCAAGCTGCGAAAGCCCCCTCGGGGGGCAGTGACCCACACGCAGTGGGGGAACGTGGGGGCGACACATTCATGCCACCATGGATCGTGGACCGCACGCTGCGCAACCTGCTGATTGACGTCACAGGCAACACACACCGCAGTGAGTTTTGTATCGACAAACTCTACTCGCCAGATTCATCCACAGGCCGCTTAGGCTTGCTCGAACTACGCGCTTTTGAAATGCCGCCGCACGAACGCATGAGCATCGTGCAACAGCTCTTGCTGCGCGCCTTGGTGGCTCGCTTTTGGGAAGCCCCCTACCAAGCCCCTGCGACGCGTTGGGGCACCGAGCTGCACGACCGCTTCTTGCTGCCGCATTTCGTCAAAGCCGACTTTGACGATGTGCTGACTGAGCTGGGCGATTGTGGTTTTCAGTTTGACCCTGCCTGGTTTGCGCCGCACTTTGAATTCCGTTTTCCACGCGTGGGCGACTTGCAAACACTGGGCATCAACCTCACGCTGCGCAACGCCTTGGAGCCTTGGCACGTCATGGGCGAAGAAGGCTCGAGTGGTGGCACGGTGCGCTATGTGGATTCGTCGCTGGAACGCATCGAGGTGCATGTGGCGGGCCTCAACCCCAGCCGCCACACCATCACGGTCAACGGCACGCCGCTGCCATTGCAACCCACAGGCACGGTGGGCGAATACGTGGCTGGCGTGCGTTACCGCGCATGGGCGCCGTCATCCGCATTGCACCCAACGATTGGCGTGCATGTGCCGCTGACGTTTGACATTGTGGACACGTGGATGAAGCGCTCGGTCGGCGGCTGCCAGTACCACGTGGCGCATCCGGGCGGGCGCAACTACGACAGCTTTCCTGTCAACGCCTACGAGGCTGAAAGCCGCCGCTTGTCGCGCTTTTTCCCGCTGGGCCACACGCCGGGCAAACTCGATGTGCCGCAAGCCACCGTGGGGGTGCCTGCCAGCAAAGAGTTCCCGTTCACGCTGGATTTGCGACGGGTTTAAAAACATGGCCAAACCCGAAGGCGGTGAGACAATGCAGCCACTGTGCAAAAGCCCTCCTCACCCCCTTCAGCGTCTGTTGCCTCGCCACGTTTGGTTGACGTGGTGAAAGGCCTTGCACATCCCGCCGACAGCGGGCACTTTGATGAGTTGCAAGGCAAGTGTTCGCCTGCCGCTACATCGGTAGCCAAAGCAATGGCAGAAGAGGCAAATGCACATGACCTATCTTCACCTTGGCGCACGTTTTTTGAACAGCTGGGCAACACCGGCCTCGACGACCTAGACCGTCGCACCCAAACTTTGGCGCGCCAAGTGCGCGACAACGGCATCACCTACAACGTGTATGCCAGCCAAGGCGGACCGCAGCGGCCTTGGGCTTTGGATCTGTTCCCCCTCATCGTCACGCCTGAGAGCTGGCAGCACATTGAAGTGGGCGTGAAGCAACGCGCACGTTTGCTCGAGCGCATGATGGCCGATGTGTATGGCCCGCAGCAATTGATTCGCGAAGCCATGATTCCGCCCGCCTTGGTGCAAGGCCACCCGGGCTACTTGCGTGCCATGCATGGTGTGGCACCTGTGGGTGGCACGCATTTGCACATCGCAGCATTTGACTTGGCGCGTGGACCCGACGGCCACTGGGCCGTGGTGTCGCAGCGCACGCAAGCGCCCTCGGGCTTGGGCTATTTGCTAGAAAACCGTTTGCTCATTTCGCGCCAATTTCCGCAAGCGTTTGAGGCCATGAACATTCAGCGCTTGGCGGCCACCTACCGTGTGTGGGTGGAGTCGCTCAAGGCGCACAGCCCCGAAGGTGCCAATGCCCACGTGGCCTTGCTCACGCCCGGACCGTACAACGAAACCTATTTTGAACACGCCTACCTCGCCCGCTACTTAGGCCTCACATTGGTCGAAGGCCATGACCTGACCGTGCGTGACGAGCGTGTGTACCTGCGCACCTTGCGTGGCTTAGAGCCTGTGCATGTGTTGCTCAAGCGCATGGACGATGAGTTCTTAGACCCACTTGAATTGCGCGCTGACTCCACCTTGGGCATTCCCGGTTTGCTGCAAGCCGTGCGCGCTGGCAACGTGGTGGTGGCCAATGCACCTGGCTCGGCGTTTTTAGAGTCGCCCGCTTTGTTGGGCTTTTTGCCCGCACTCAGCGAAAAGCTGTTGGGCGAAGAACTGCAACTGCCTGCACTCGACACTTGGTGGTGTGGCGAGCGTGCAGCCTTGGCTTCGGTGTTGCCACAACTCGAACACATGGCCATCAAGCCCACCTACCCGGGCTCGACCACGCACGGCACGTTTGATGCAACCATTCAGTCTGTTTTAGGTCGCACACTCACCCAAGCACAACGCGACGAATGGGTGGGCCGCATCACCCGCCAACCCGACCGCTACACCTTGCAGGCCTACTCACCACTGTCGCAAATGCCCACGTGGAAAAACACCACCGAAGGCGTGGTGCAACGCTCGGTCATGCTGCGTGTGTTTGCCTTGCGCAACAGCGCTGGCGATGGCCCAGATGCGTGGCGTGTGTTGCCCGGTGGTTTGGCACGCATTGCAGCACCGGATGCACAAATTGCTTCCATGCAACGCGGCGGCAGCAGCGCCGATGTGTGGGTGCAAACCCATGCCGACATTGACCGCAGCAGCTTGCTGCCCAAGTACAACGCCACCTCTGGCTTTAAACACCGCGAGCGCATGGTCACCAGCCGCGCCGCCGAAAACTTGTATTGGCTGGGCCGCTACACCGAGCGCAGCGAAAACATGGTGCGTTTGGTGCGCCTGTGCATCGAAGCCTTGAATGGCGAAGACCCCGCCTCACGCAGCCTGTGGGCATGGCTGCAGTTGCTCACCCAACGCCAAGGCCTCGTGCCTGCGGGCGTGCCATCGGCACACGCTGCTGGCGAAGACAAAGCCAACAGCACCCCCAGCATGGGCGCACGCCGCCGCGTGTTTGAACGCACGCTCATTGCCTGCTTGGACCAAGACGATCACAGCACCAGCGTGGGCTACAACTTGCGCGCTTTGCAGCAAGCGGCCTCGTCGCTGCGCGAGCGCTTGTCGCCCGAGCACTGGAACGCCATCGTGCATTGTGTGGACCAGTTCAGCGCCGATTGCGCACAAGCGGGCTCACCGCGTGCGTTCTCTGCCGTACAAGCCATGCAGGCCCTCGATGCGGCCAGCTCGGCATTAGCCGCCATCACTGGTGCGCAAACCGACCGCATGACGCGTGACGACGGCTGGCAACTGCTGAGCATTGGCCGCCACGTGGAGCGTTTGGGATTTTTGTCATCTGCACTCGACTTGGCTGTCGAAGTGGGTGCGTTTGAACACACCGCCGATGAC
This window contains:
- a CDS encoding surface-adhesin E family protein, which produces MLTSLLAWAAPASAEWSELVKEDEATYYFDKEAVMPVHVSRFAWVLTDLPKAEKTPTGESYKSMMLRVRMYCKNDTVVRLSVSYFDKQMGKGKEVASDDVHEWRPREYPIRPNTYLAALKKEVCGGSKAAAG
- a CDS encoding circularly permuted type 2 ATP-grasp protein; this translates as MKGLAHPADSGHFDELQGKCSPAATSVAKAMAEEANAHDLSSPWRTFFEQLGNTGLDDLDRRTQTLARQVRDNGITYNVYASQGGPQRPWALDLFPLIVTPESWQHIEVGVKQRARLLERMMADVYGPQQLIREAMIPPALVQGHPGYLRAMHGVAPVGGTHLHIAAFDLARGPDGHWAVVSQRTQAPSGLGYLLENRLLISRQFPQAFEAMNIQRLAATYRVWVESLKAHSPEGANAHVALLTPGPYNETYFEHAYLARYLGLTLVEGHDLTVRDERVYLRTLRGLEPVHVLLKRMDDEFLDPLELRADSTLGIPGLLQAVRAGNVVVANAPGSAFLESPALLGFLPALSEKLLGEELQLPALDTWWCGERAALASVLPQLEHMAIKPTYPGSTTHGTFDATIQSVLGRTLTQAQRDEWVGRITRQPDRYTLQAYSPLSQMPTWKNTTEGVVQRSVMLRVFALRNSAGDGPDAWRVLPGGLARIAAPDAQIASMQRGGSSADVWVQTHADIDRSSLLPKYNATSGFKHRERMVTSRAAENLYWLGRYTERSENMVRLVRLCIEALNGEDPASRSLWAWLQLLTQRQGLVPAGVPSAHAAGEDKANSTPSMGARRRVFERTLIACLDQDDHSTSVGYNLRALQQAASSLRERLSPEHWNAIVHCVDQFSADCAQAGSPRAFSAVQAMQALDAASSALAAITGAQTDRMTRDDGWQLLSIGRHVERLGFLSSALDLAVEVGAFEHTADDADSADENSSHYAALLSLFDSTITFQAQYQQSRELAPLIELLVQDNDNPRSLAWVARTLRGRLSKLANTPMGEPDALARLVPDLKQTDLEQLCMPNDVGHHPNLRACLTECMQAAWQVSDAITSHYFSHTDDADSVGA
- a CDS encoding hemagglutinin repeat-containing protein; the encoded protein is MYNLTANNIDNTATGEISANTTQVNANSTLTNRGLIDGVDTQVNANTVTNIGTGRIYGDHLSIAAINLTNNTETIAGVTKAGTIAARDRLDLGISGTLTNREHALIYSVGDMAIGGALDANRRATGSTATLNNNSATIEAGRNLSLSSATVNNTNDHFAYEIRVATTELNVREDINSGLYRVFTRTTYLPYQTASDPAQILAGGDINLNSANATNYASHILAGGVLSIGSSTLANTDVMATKSIRDVGTTYTLVHVPGSGICGKISINCVHAHDEWQTGPYDSTANSTVVVAQITASSNSGAQVGVRTQAAVSGSTSGAGFANARNGAVPPTTLPTSSLYKNNPSLTSAYLIETDTRFIDRKLWLGSDYITQSLSLDPTVTQKRLGDGFYEQKLIREQVAELTGRRFLADYTSDEQEYKALMTSAITFGQKYNLRPGIALTAQQVAQLTSDIVWLVEQTVTLPDGSNQKVLVPQVYVKVQPGDLDASGALLAGKDVNINLSGDLTNSGTIAGRNVVSLTAENVNNLGGRIGGNDVSVAARQDLNNIGGSIGAINSLSATAGRDLNIQTTTQSTNTQVGSANFSRTGVDRVAGLYVSGANGTLVASAGRDMNIVAGVVSNAGSGATSLSAGNNFTLASVQTGEQNNITWDADNHLNYGNTQAVGSTLSGGGNVNLKAGNDLTATAANVQATKALGVQAGGSVNILAGENTTNLDEAHKTSSGGGFLGGSTLVTRNVSNTSTAVGSNFGGGTVDIAANTKDINVKGSNVVSDNGTTLTAGGNVSIEAAQNTSQQSNYSKQTDTGFLSGGGLSLSYGTRTQSNDGKDTTTTAAASTVGSVGGNVSITAGNQYKQVGSDVVAPNGDITIQAKTVDIQEARETNKQSTEQKFEQSGLTLAVTSTVLSTLENAQSQIKATTQTSDGRMKALGAANAAANVKMAADALKSGQGDENGMVKTGAEGADGSPEVAQANAADKAGGIQVSLSYGQSSSQSNSTATSDTARGSTVKAGGATTIKATGAGADSNLTIQGSDVSGRQVNLEADNNVNLTAAQNTSTQTSDSSNSSASVGIALQLGASGGGLGFTGSVSKGGGNGNGSETTYTNTHIAGADSVSIKSGSDTNVKGATVEGKQVTATVGGNLNIESLQDTATYVEKNQQIGASGMVGAGMSGSVNYAKSDINSTYASVTEQSGIKAGDGGFTVNVQGNTDLKGGAITSTQAAIDNNKNAFSTGGTLTTSDIENKASYEAKSVSVSAGAGGSPMPGQGLSAALWHSPKSVDIFHHAVRLARQSGAHFLLKFSVAPPIP
- a CDS encoding transglutaminase family protein, coding for MSIHAALHHVTHYSYDRLVELGPQVIRLRPAPHCRSNVISYSLKVEPEHFINWQQDPFANYQARLVFHEKTTEFKVTVDLVVEMAVYNPFDFFLEPHAEKFPFAYGVTSAQELAPYLVTNRFTPNFKHYFKSIDFKALKREPIRTIDFLVEINRKLHEDIAYTIRMEPGVQTPEETLTLRSGSCRDSAWLLVNLLRHCGLAARFASGYLIQLAPDVKSLDGPSGTEVDFTDLHAWCEVYLPGAGWIGLDPTSGLLAGEGHIPLACTPQPSSAAPIEGLVDEAEVEFGHEMKVTRVLESPRVTKPYTEEEWMEVLALGDEVDRRLTEGDVRLTMGGEPTFVTVHDRDAPEWNTDALGPTKRGFATELVHKLRAEYGDGGFLHFGQGKWYPGEQLPRWALGIYWRTDGHPCWHNPDLFADERVPSQYTTEDAQRFTQTLAHKLGLDDQYITPGYEDTWYYLWRERRLPVNVDPFDAKLDDEMERVRLRRVFDQGLDKTVGYVLPLKAGEVAGGPRWSTGPWFLRDERMYLVPGDSPMGLRLPLDSLPWVSQADYPYAIEQDHFAERKPLPHAAALRAQYSHHARHTHYDHHINTHVAGGGLAQGGTVGLQTGMGEDGFVPGTAHPVPAKDQSAHWITRTAICVEVRDPSRANGPAVELKAMENPQGLIYVFMPPLGDLEDYLELLSAIEATAEELGVRIVLEGYPPPRDVRLKVLQVTPDPGVIEVNIHPAHNWLEIVDHTEFLYKAAFESRLSAEKFMTDGRHTGTGGGNHIVMGGATPADSPFLRKPELLASLILYWHNHPSLSYLFSGMFIGPTSQAPRVDEARNDQIYELEIALAEIRRHSEKFGLSSAGPSQAAKAPSGGSDPHAVGERGGDTFMPPWIVDRTLRNLLIDVTGNTHRSEFCIDKLYSPDSSTGRLGLLELRAFEMPPHERMSIVQQLLLRALVARFWEAPYQAPATRWGTELHDRFLLPHFVKADFDDVLTELGDCGFQFDPAWFAPHFEFRFPRVGDLQTLGINLTLRNALEPWHVMGEEGSSGGTVRYVDSSLERIEVHVAGLNPSRHTITVNGTPLPLQPTGTVGEYVAGVRYRAWAPSSALHPTIGVHVPLTFDIVDTWMKRSVGGCQYHVAHPGGRNYDSFPVNAYEAESRRLSRFFPLGHTPGKLDVPQATVGVPASKEFPFTLDLRRV